One genomic region from Ovis canadensis isolate MfBH-ARS-UI-01 breed Bighorn chromosome 24, ARS-UI_OviCan_v2, whole genome shotgun sequence encodes:
- the LOC138428646 gene encoding anaphase-promoting complex subunit 7-like, with protein sequence MNVIDHVRDMAAAGLHSNVRLLSSLLLTMSNNNPELFSPSQKYQLLVYHADSLFHDKEYRNAVSKYTMALQQKKALSKTSKVRPSTGNSASTPQSQCLPSEIEVKYKMAECYTMLKQDKDAIAILDGIPSRQRTPKINMMLANLYKKAGQERPSVTSYKEVLRQCPLALDAILGLLSLSVKGAEVASMTMNVIQTVPNLDWLSVWIKAYAFVHVGDNSRAINTICSLEKKSLLRDNVDLLGSLADLYFRAGDNKNSVLKFEQAQMLDPYLIKGMDVYGYLLAREGRLEDVENLGCRLFNISDQHAEPWVVSGCHSFYSKRYSRALYLGAKAIQLNSNSVQALLLKGAALRNMGRVQEAIIHFREAIRLAPCRLDCYEGLIECYLASNSIREAMVMANNVYKTLGANAQTLTLLATVCLEDPVTQEKAKTLLDKALTQRPDYIKAVVKKAELLSREQKYEDGIALLRNALANQSDCVLHRILGDFLVAVNEYQEAMDQYSIALR encoded by the coding sequence ATGAATGTGATAGACCATGTGCGAGACATGGCGGCCGCGGGGCTGCATTCCAACGTGCGGCTCCTCAGCAGCTTGTTACTTACAATGAGTAATAACAACCCTGAGTTATTCTCCCCATCTCAGAAGTACCAGCTTTTGGTGTATCATGCAGATTCTCTCTTTCATGATAAGGAGTATCGGAATGCTGTGAGTAAGTATACTATGGCTTTACAGCAAAAGAAAGCCCTAAGTAAAACTTCAAAAGTGAGACCTTCAACTGGAAATTCTGCATCCACTCCGCAGAGTCAGTGTCTTCCATCTGAAATTGAAGTAAAATACAAAATGGCTGAATGTTATACAATGCTAAAACAAGATAAAGATGCCATTGCTATACTTGATGGGATCCCTTCAAGACAAAGAACTCCCAAAATAAACATGATGTTGGCAAACCTGTACAAGAAGGCTGGTCAGGAGCGACCTTCAGTCACCAGCTATAAGGAAGTGCTGAGGCAGTGCCCATTAGCCCTTGATGCGATTCTAGGTTTGCTGTCTCTTTCTGTAAAAGGTGCAGAGGTGGCGTCAATGACAATGAATGTGATCCAGACTGTGCCTAACTTGGATTGGCTTTCTGTGTGGATCAAAGCCTATGCTTTTGTGCATGTTGGTGACAATTCGAGAGCAATCAATACCATTTGTTCACTAGAGAAAAAGTCCTTGTTGAGAGATAACGTGGACCTACTGGGAAGCTTAGCAGATCTGTACTTCAGAGCTGGTGACAATAAAAACTCTGTCCTCAAGTTTGAACAGGCACAGATGTTGGATCCGTATCTGATAAAAGGAATGGATGTGTATGGCTACCTCCTGGCACGAGAAGGGCGGCTGGAGGATGTGGAGAACCTTGGCTGCCgcctttttaatatttctgaccAACATGCAGAACCCTGGGTGGTCTCTGGGTGTCACAGCTTCTACAGCAAACGCTATTCTCGAGCCCTCTATTTAGGAGCCAAGGCCATTCAGCTGAACAGTAACAGTGTTCAAGCTTTGCTGCTTAAGGGAGCAGCTCTTAGAAACATGGGCAGAGTACAGGAAGCAATAATCCACTTTCGGGAGGCTATACGTCTTGCACCTTGTCGCTTAGATTGTTATGAAGGTCTCATCGAATGTTACTTAGCCTCCAACAGTATTCGTGAAGCAATGGTAATGGCTAACAATGTTTACAAAACTCTAGGAGCAAATGCACAGACCCTTACCCTTTTAGCCACCGTTTGTCTTGAAGACCCAGTGACACAGGAGAAAGCCAAAACCTTATTAGATAAAGCCCTGACCCAAAGGCCGGATTACATTAAGGCTGTGGTGAAAAAGGCAGAATTACTTAGCAGAGAACAGAAATACGAAGATGGAATTGCTTTGTTGAGGAACGCACTAGCTAATCAGAGTGACTGTGTCCTGCATCGGATCCTAGGAGATTTCCTTGTAGCTGTCAATGAGTATCAGGAAGCAATGGACCAGTATAGTATAGCACTAAGGTAG